The genomic interval TGGCAGACATCAATGGGTGCCACCTGGGAGCGCGGAGAGGCGCAGCGGCTCGGGATACGGGCAGAATATGTAAACGACATCGTCATTCTGAATTATATCCAATAACCTTCTCTTTTGGGGGAAGGTTTTTTCTTTGGCGCGCAAATTCTCTATAATGAAAAATATGAGATATGTGTATGGCATCTGTGCCGGGTGTTTGTGCGCCGTGATTGCGTATGCGCAATTTTCGGTGTTACCATCTGCGGGGATGACCGCAAAAAACCCGCTCTATATATTTGAGCGGATGGGGGAATCAATAGGAACGATTTTTACATTTGGGAGAGAAGCAAAAATAACACGCTTTATTATTCTTGCCGAAGAACGGTTGAGCGAAGCGTCAGTACTTGCCGGCGAACGCCATCAAAAAACAGAAGACACAATAGCAGCGTTTGATTCTTATGTACAAAAAGCGGAAACAGAAGTTGACCGCGAGCATACTGCGATGGCGCGTGTTGCGCTTCTCGAATCTGTAGCAAAGCATTTTGTCGTGTTCGAGGAGGTACTCGATACGGTTTCCGAAGAGATGCGCGTTTCTATTGAGATGTCTTTTGAAGAGGATCGGAAACGCCAAAAGCGTTTGTTGTTTGAAACCGCAGATGCCGACGCGCTTATAGCATCGGAGCTGGGTTTTGCGTCTATCCGGGAACGGCTTGCAAGACTAAAAATAGAAGTAGAACGCGGCCGTCAATATGAAACCGCGATTATCACCGGGCATATAAAAGACCTGTTTGCTGTGCTTGCGTCTGCCGCACTGCATGAGGAATCGCCTTCAAAAGAATTTTTAGTTCTCTTATCTAATGACATTACCCGAGCACTTGAGTCATTTGACGAGATTCAGCGCTCACCGAAGTATCCGTCGGGTGAAGTCGGGGGGACTATACATGCATTAAAGGAGCAGCTGATAGGCGTCCAGATATCGCTATCACGCAACATGATACCGATTGATCCGGAGTTTGTTCTTGATGTACTGTTTGCGGGAGCGGAGAGCAGGATTGCCGCATTTGATCGGCTAGGGGAAGGACAGGAAGAGATTGCCCGCATGATGCTTTCTGAATATGAAGAGTATCTTGTGTTTGCTGACGAAGTAGAGACACGCACGGGGCGCTTTATTCTGGATCGCGAACAAAATATTACTATTGCTAACGAAATACAGCAGAGAATATCAGCATTTAACGCACAGATTGCTGTAAAGCGCGGAGTATTTCCGGGTGATATAGAAAGTAATATAGACAGAATTATTTCCCGATAAAAAATCCCGCAGTATATACGGGATGTTATTGCGCGTTTGATGTTTTAATACGCTCGTATATGTCGGAGGGCAGTTCTTCCATTTTCAGTACAAAGTCCTCAAAGAGCGGAAAATGTTCGGCAGCATGCGAGAGAGCTGCGGTTTTTGCTTGTTGTTCTGATGTTGCGTATAAAAGCAAGGCAGAGAGGTGATATTTTGTTTCTGCTGTTTGCGGGAGCATAAGCACCAATCCAGCAGAAAATATCCGCGCATACTTTAACTCTGCGAGTGTGTTTTGTATGTCCGGATAAGAAAACTGCGACGATGCTTTTGTAACGGTCCAGGCGACCGGAGAAAACAATGTTCCTATGTATTGATCTATAATATCATCTGATTCTTCGGGCGAAGAAGATGTAAATGTCAGCACTTGCAGAGTGACATTTAAAGAATCGTCATCTTTGTCGATAGGCACTGCAAGAATAGCCGCGATGGACAGGCGCTCGCTCATAGTATGTGCACCTCCTTTTCTGTATATATGACAAAGAACGTCTGCTTTTACCGTTCCCGTACCGGATAGAGCTCAGGGTCGATAGTCCGGGTAAAACAAGTATATCCTACCCCATGATCCCAATTATCAAAAGAGCTTATGTAGCGAGATGATACTTTGCTTGAAACCATATTTTCAATCTTAAAGTCTGCGCAGAGCATAAAAGAGAGTTCGTCTGCCTTTTGGTATTCGTACGCTTCACCGCTTTCCGGATCATGCGGGGGAACGAATCCCGAAATATCGTCCCGGAGCAAAGCAAGAGTTTCGGGCAGCACACCCTTTTGCTGGTAGTAAAATACGATTTGGGATTGGAGCGTTTGGAGATTCCAGATACGTTCTTGGTCTAGCTGAACTACGCGCTGGGTAGCAGGCGAGCCTACGATGAAAAATCCGAACGCAACCGAACAGATCACGGAAATCGATACCGCCCACACAAATACGCGTTCCCGTTTGGAGAGGGCAGATTTTTCTTTCCGTAGCTGGCGTAGATAATATCCAAAGATAACGCCGGTAACAATGAGCACAATGAGATTTTTTAAAAGAAAGCGGCTGGTTAATTCTCCCGCAAGAAAACTTTGGATGAGTGTTACTAGGTCAACGATAATAACAATTGCGGCGACAAATAAAGTAAACGATAAAAGCCATTTACGAAGGCGCGATTTTGATTTTTCGGCATGCGCTTTAAATTCGTTCTGCAAAAGATGAGAAAGAAAAAGAAAAACAGGGAAGACGATAATGAGCGTTGCCATAGCACTCCGTGCGGCCCCCGGCAGAGCGCCTGCGTAATCAAGCACATCCGGAAAATAATAATTGATGTATTGGAACCATAGCGCAATAAAACTTATAACGCTCGCGTAGAGTGTTCCTATCATTAAGAGATGCACAAAGACATCTTTTGGCGATGTGCGAGATTTACTAAGCATATATTGTATGGTATCATATGTGCGGATTTTTAACATAGATGCGGGAGGAAAAGATATGGATATAGCCAACAAGCTTGTGCTTGTATGCAGCTGGACACTATTCGTTCTCTTTGGGGTTGTTTTTTCGGCTTTTGTGCTTTGCTTTCGGGCGATATGGGAGCTTTCGAGTTTGGGTATATGGATATTAAAGCGCTTTGATGCGTGGCACACCGGAGAATTCTGTCCAAAGTGTGGCAAGGAATCATTTTATTGGCGACCGGTTAATTCTTTGATAAATGAGATGCGGGGCACGCAACGATGGATTGGTACATGTTACCGGTATGCCTGCAAGCACGAAGAGATGGAAACGCGAGCACTATAAGGAGAATCGCATGAAAAACGACATACGAGAAAAAGGCTATATTGTCGGCAAAGACAAAGAAATACCGGGCAGTTTCCCATACACGCGGGGAGTCTATGCCACAATGTACCGCGGCAAGCTCTGGACTATGCGGCAGTTTGCGGGATTCGGCTCTCCAAAAGATACAAACGAACGGTTCCGTCATCTCTTGAAAGAAGGGCAAACGGGACTTTCAACTGCGTTTGATATGCCTACGCTTATGGGCTATGATGCTGACCACGATATGTCGCGGGGCGAAGTTGGCAAGGAGGGCGTTTCGGTCTCTTCTCTTGCGGATGTTGAGGAGCTATTCAACAACATACCGCTCGATCAGGTGACCGTATCAATGACCATTAACGCAACCGCTACTATTGTGTTTGCTATGTATCTTGCGGTTGCTGAAAAACGCGGCATTCCATGGACGGCGCTTGGCGGGACACTCCAAAACGATATGCTAAAGGAATTTATTGCGCAGCGCGAATGGATATGTCCGCCGGCACCTTCAGTAAGACTTGTCGTAGATACGATAGAATTTTGCGCGAAGAATGCTCCGCGGTGGCACCCGGTTTCTATTTCCGGCTACCACATACGCGAAGCGGGATCTACTGCGGCGCAAGAGCTTGCGTTTACGCTTGCTGATGGCATCTGTTATGTGGACGAGTGCATGCATCGCGGCATGCCTGTAGATAGCTTTGCTCCCCAGCTATCATTCTTTTTTGATGTGCATAATAGTTTCTTTGAAGAAATAGCAAAGTTCAGGGCAGCGCGGCGCATGTGGGCCGAAATTATGAAATACCGTTTTGGCGCGAAGCTTCCAAAGTCAATGATGCTCCGGACACACGCACAGACTGCCGGCGTTACGCTTACCGCGCAACAGCCAGTGAATAATGTAGCGCGCGTCGCGCTTCAGGCGCTTGCGGGAGTGCTCGGAGGGACGCAGTCGCTTCATACAAATTCTATGGACGAAACGCTGTCACTTCCTACCCAAGAAGCGGTAACCGTCGCGCTTCGCACCCAGCAGATAATTGCTGAGGAGACAGGCGTACCCAACTTAATAGATCCGCTTGCGGGGAGTTACGCGGTAGAACACATGACCGACCGTATCGCAGAAGAGGCGTATGCATATATCGAAAAGATAGACGAGATGGGCGGGATGATCCGGGCGATAGAGCAGGGATTCCCGCAGAAAGAAATTGCAAACGCAGCGTATGAGTATGAGCGAAAAAAGAATGCGGGTGAAAAAGTTGTCGTTGGGGTGAATAAGTATGTCACCGAAGAAGTCCGTTCTATTCCGTTACACAAAGTGGATGAAAGTATTGAGCGCCAGCAGATGGCGCGGCTTCGTGCAGTAAAAAAGGAGCGGAGCAGTAGGCAGGTAAAGAAAGCTCTCAACGCCATCCAGCGGTCTGCAGAAAAAAAAGAAAACCTTATCCCGTTGATTGTTGACGCTGTGCGTGTCTACGCTACTGTAGGGGAGATTAGTGATGTCTTCCGTAATGCATACGGCGTGTATCACGATCCCGGATATATATAAATGAAAAGCAAAAGAGCTCCGATACATTGGAGCTCTTTTTACGTGGTAAAGATATGACGCATATCATTTCTCCTTCCCGAGTTCTTTTGCCCGTTCCGCTTCCGGCATGCATGCAAGACGCTTTGCATCGTCTTTCGTATGTCCTGCGTTAAGGAATTGAATCATCAGCTCCTGTTCATTCTTTTTCATTCTTGAAAACTCAGCGATCGAACTTAGCCCATGCATTTTTATCAGTGAGTCATACGAAGGGTTTTTGCTTAAAAAATGTTCATACAGCCCCCTGATTTCTTCCGGTGAAAATGTTTCTTTCAGCTTTTTTGTTTCCAAGTCAAAAAGCGGAACTCCGTCTTTAGGAAAATGAGACTCAAATGTCTGAGTTTCTTTCCAGCCTGGATTTGTGATGTGAAGCACTTTTTCGTTTCCGTGTTCGGAGATGGTTATCTCGAAGGGAGGTTTTTTTTCTTCTGCGTCATCTTCTATATAAGCTTGTGGTGTTTCTTTGCTCATATAATTACCTCCTTATTGTAAGCGTTTTAAAGAAGTGAACCTATTTAGAATGGATTATATAATTTTTTAATATCTTTGTCAATCATTTGATGGATGCGGCGTGGTTGATTTTTTCAAAAATAATCTTATTATTTCGCTCCAAAAGAACAAATGCATACACAGATTATTATGTTTGTATTTAAAAAGGCATTTTAAAGCGGGGCTTTTGCCTCGCTTTTTATTTTGAAATGGAGAGTATGCGGATGCTATTCTATAATATGAATCAATGCTGTGAGGAGGTTCTCATGAAAGGAAGAGATTTAGGGGTCCGCGTGAGCGACGCAACCGTGTCACGAGGAGATTTAGAGGAGGGGCAGCTGTATATCTGTCACGAAGAACAGGAGGGCGGGCCCATGCCGTATTTTGAGATTTACGAAGATGGGGTGCTTGTGATGATGGGGTATCCGTTGTTTATCCCGTTTGCGTGATAGCGTGTCTGCACTTTTTTATTTTTCGTAATACATTCGATACAAAGGCCCACGGTGTGGGCTTTTCTTTTGACAGGGCACAGAAAACCGTGCAAAATGATTTCATGCGGGCCCGTAGTTCAGTGGTAAAACGACCGGTTTGCATCCGGTAGGCCGGAGTTCGATTCTCCGCGGGTCCACAACAAAAAACCGAATCGCTTCTTCTAAGAAACGGGGCGGTTTTTTTATTTTGCCGCGGGTGGTAGCTGGATAGGGCATACTGCGCATTGTGGCAAAGCCTTAGTAAACGGCTCACACGGGGTGTGAGCCGTTTACGGCGTGGTACTATGGAATATGTATGATTTCGGAGCGCTTCTTGTGCCTGCGTTTATCGCGGGGCTTGTTACATTTCTTGCGCCTTGTACATTGCCGCTCATTCCGGCGTACATCGGCTTTATAAGCGGGGTGTCTTCGGGTAAGGAGGAGCTCTCGTCAGGTGCGCGGAGAAGAAAAATATTTATAAACAGCATCGCGTATGTCGCTGGCTTTAGTCTTATTTTTATCGCGTTTGGGGTGCTTGTAGGATTTTTAGGATCCGCATTCTTGGGGGCTTCACGTATTTTGCTTTCGCGTATCGGCGGGGCGCTTATTATTGTTTTCGGGTTATTTTTGTTGGGTGCAATCCCATTCCCGCAACTTGCCCAGAAGCATTCGTTTGGCGTAGGAAGATGGTTCCGTCCCGGGAGTCCGTTCAGTTCCTTGCTCGTGGGTAGTGCGTTTGCATTCGGATGGACGCCCTGCGTGGGTCCGGTTCTTGGTTCTATTCTTATTCTTGCAGGAACACAGACAACGGCATTTTCTGGCGGCGTGTTGCTGTTGGTATTTTCGGCAGGGCTTGCGGTGCCGTTTATGATTGTATCTCTTGCATACAGTCGTGCCGCGCGTTGGATAGAGAAATCCCAAAAGATGCTCTTCATTATCTCATGGATTGCAGGGGCATTTCTTGTTCTCATAGGATTTTTGCTTATACTTGATAAATTTGCGCTGTTTATTTCGTGGGGGTACCGTTTGCTTGAGCCGCTTCAATACGAAAAAAGTCTCTTAGATTTTCTCTAGGCCAGCATATCTTGTATAATAGAAAGACTCATTATTTATTAAGTCCATTTTTTATATGTACGACACAATAGTTATCGGCGGAGGTCCCGGAGGGGTTGCGGCAACGGTGTATGCGGCACGCAAAAAATTAAAAACACTCACCATCGCCGAATCATTCGGCGGGCAATCGGCAGTCTCTGCGGAAATTTTTAACTGGATAGGGACTGTAAGCATTCCCGGTTCGGAGCTTGCCTCAAATCTTGAAAAGCACGCGCGTGCTCAGGAGGGCATTGATATCAAAACGGAGCGGGCAGAGAAAGTGGAAGAAATAGAAGGCGGGTTTAAGGTAACGACAGACAAAGGCTCATACGATACGCATACCATTATCGTTACCAGCGGTTCGCGGAGGCGCAAGCTCGGCATTCCCGGGGAAGAAGAATTTAATGGCAAGGGAGTGGCGTATTGTTCCACATGTGATGCGCCGGTATTTGCGGGACAGAAAGTTGCGGTTGTCGGCGGAGGAAATGCGGGACTTGAAGCGGTCCGTGATCTTATTCCGTATGCGTCCGAGATTTATCTTTTAGAATACGCGGACACCATTAAAGGAGACCCCATAACATTTGAAGCAATAAAAAAATCAGACAAATTTAAGGGAGCGATAACAAATGCACAAACACTTGAAGTCATTGGGGATAAATTTGTTACAGGGCTAAAATACAAAGACAAAGTGAGCGGAGAAGAAAAAACACTGGATGTTACCGGTATTTTTGTGGAGATCGGCGCGGTTCCGAACTCGGAGTTTTTGGGAGACTTGGTAGAGAAGAACAAATACGGCGAGATAACCATTGATCACAAAACAGCGGCAACTTCGAAAGACGGCATTTGGGCAGCTGGGGATGTAACGGACGAAATGTATAAGCAAAATAATATTTCTGTGGGGGATGCGGTGAAAGCGGCGCTCTCCGCATATCAATACATACAGCAAAAGGAGAAAGCTCATCGGAATGAGTAATATAAAAATACCGGGCCCTGGCTCGGTATTTTTTATTTGCAAAATGTTCTATATAAAAATCCGTATGTGGTTGAGGTAACAGAAAACATAATCATGGGGTCTCTGTCTCCCGTTTTGTTCGCTTCTTGTAACTTCTTGCTTTGCTGTGCTTTCCATGTCCGGCACATATCAGGAGAGGGCTTGAACGAGCCGGGGGCAAAGCATGCAAGCGTTACAGCATTCGCGCGTACCCGTGTCGCGTAATTAGTTTGAGTGACATCATGTTTCTCTTCCATTTCTGCAGCACGGAGCTGCAGAAAGAAGTCATTCTTGATAAGAGCGCATTCCTGGTCAGTCAGTGTTTTTTGGGGAGCGCATTCATCAAGGTATGCTTCAGCATTTGCGATAAGACGCAAAGAAACTGCTATTGCCCAAAGATCGCGCTTATGGAGAAAAAAGTCTCCTTCCCAAAATTTGTTTATTTCGGCGGTGTCTTTTTTGATTTGCGCTTCAAACGATTCGCATGTCAGGGGCTTTGTGTGTCCCGACTCGAGTTTTGGCGCTTCATGCTTCTGCGCATCAGGCACAGGAACGCCCGGCATTGCGGATACTCCATAGGCTTCTGTGCGGACACATAAAAGAACAACAGCGATACAAGATATAGAGAATAATAAAGAACGAACCACATGCTTCTCCCTGGAATCCCGTTTAAACGAAATTCGGGCAAACAATTCTGTATCCCAGAATCGTTTTAGCCTTTTTTTAATTTTGTATTATCATAGATAATGTACTTGTTTTGTCAAACACATCCTATTATTTATTAAGCTTGTTGTATATATGAATATCGCAATCAATGGATTTGGCCGGATTGGCCGCGTATTTTTCCGTCAGGCATTTGGCCATGACGATTTTAATATTGTTGCAGTGAATGATTTGGGGGATGCAGACAATCTTTTATATCTCTTAAAATACGACTCGGTATATCGGCGGTTTGATAAAGAGGCAAAACGCGAAGGAGACGGGTTCTCTATAGGGGGAAACCATGTCCGCTTTCTGCAGGAAAAAGACCCGTCGCAGCTTCCGTGGAAAGAGATGAGGGTTGATGTTGTGGTGGAGTCAACGGGATTTTTTACTTCATATGAAAAAGCGAAGGCGCATTTAGATGCGGGCGCAAAACGCGTGGTGATATCGGCTCCTGCGAAAGATGACGGCGAAACAAAGACCGCAACACCGAATGTGGGCATTGATTTTTTGAAAGAGGGGCAGATATCTTCAAATGCGTCATGTACAACAAATGCGACCACTCCCGTTATGAGTATTATGATGAAGTCGCTTGGAGTGAAAAAGGCGGTTTTAAGCACCGTGCATGGGTATACCGCAACGCAAGCGCTCGTTGACGGGCCGCAGACAAAAGATTTTACGCGCGGGAGAGCAGCGGCAATGAATATCGTCCCCTCGCACACGGGAGCTGCGAACGCTGTTGAAAAGGCGATACCAGAAACAAAGGGGAAGTTTGACGGCATTTCCATGCGCGTGCCGGTTATTGCGGGGTCTATCATTGACTTTACATTCTTATCCGAAAAAAAGACGACTGTAGGGGAGGTAAACGATATTTTGCGGAAAGCCGCAGGCAGTAAAGAATGGAAAGGAATAATCCATGTCACTGACGAGCCGCTTGTATCGTCGGATGTTCTTGGGCAGCCCTTCGGTTCTATTGTGGAGCCTTCGTTTACGCGCGTTGTTGATGGCGACCTCGTAAAAATACTTTCGTGGTATGACAATGAATGGGGTTATTGCGCGATGCTCATTAAACACATTGAGTCATTGCGGTCATTGCTTTAATATATGAATCACGCTAGAAATAGTGAACACGATTTATATAAAATACATTTTATGGATAATAGCATTACAATTTATGTACATAGGCGTGAAGCGCACTTTGTGTCCGNNNNNNNNNNNNNNNTTTGGCAACAGACCACGCAGGCTTTGCGCTTAAGGAAAAATTAAAAGCGTATCTGCAAGAGGGAGGTCACGATGTTCAGGACATGGGGGCTCACAGTCTCGATGACCAGGACGATTATCCGGATTTCATCCGGCCGCTGGCGGAAGCCATCAGCAAGGACCCGGAAAGCAGGGGAATTATTCTTGGCGGTTCGGGGCAGGGAGAAGCGATGGCCGCTAATCGCGTGGCGGGGGTTCGTGCGGCCGTGTACTATGGAGGGGATAAGGAGATTGTTGTTCTTTCGCGCGAACATAACGACGCAAATATATTGTCGCTTGGCGCGCGGTTTCTTTCAGACGAAGAAGCAAAAAGCATTGTAAAGCTATGGCTTGGAACGGCATTTTCGGGTGAAGTGCGGCATCAAAGAAGAATTGACAAAATAGACAAAAAATAGTATTTTGAGCACAGAAAAAAAGAGGTGTCTTAACAATGACAGACGCAGTCATGAGTGCCTTGGGCGGGGCGCATCCGTTTTTTATCATTGGAGGTCTTATTGTTTTTATATTCGCTGCCGCGGGTATAGGCATAAAACTTGCCAATGCCGTATTTTATCCGAGACGCGATAAAGATAAGCAAGATCAGTGAAAGGGGGCATTGAGCATTACTTTTTCATTTTTTGGAAGATAGATTAAAAATTCATGACCGAGGAGAACAGGGCATGGCGTATATCGGATGGTGTTGGTTTTTTGGATACTGGACACTCGTGTTAGTTAACGAGCATCTTAAGCAGAAGGGCGTATGGAGAAGAAAATAAAAATCACACAGGCGTAGAAAATGCGCCTGTTTTTTTATATACTAAAAGGAATGAATCACGTTAGAAATAGTGAACACGATTTATATAAAATACATTTTATGGATAATAGCATTACAATTTATGTACATAGGCGTGAAGCGCACTTTGNNNNNNNNNNNNNNNNNNNNNNNAAAAGTAGAACCGCACGCACCATGGGTGCATATTGATGTTGCAGACGGTACATTTACACCGAACACCCTGTGGCATGCTGCCTCGGATCTTCAAGGAGTAGAGACCCCGCTTTCTATTGAGGCGCATTTGATGATACGCGACATAGATACGCGCTACGCCGAATGGCTTATACCGCAAGTGAAGCGCCTGATAATCCACCTTGAGGCGGGGCATGATATTGGCTATGTTGTGCAGAACATAAAAGGAGCGGGGAAGGAGGTCGTGCTTGGCATCCTCCCAGAAACGCCATGGGAAAAAACAAGACCGTTTTGGGGTACGATAGATGGCGTTCTTTTGCTTTCTGTGTCGCCGGGGCTGCCGGGGCAGGCCATGGATGAACGCACAGAAGACAAGATACGAGGGTTACACAATGCCTGCCCTGATTGTATACTAGAAGTAGATGGCGGTGTGAACAAAAAAACCGCACCTCTTGTTTTTCGTGCGGGTGCTTCGCGTGTCGCATCAGCCTCCGCTATTTTCGGGGAAAGCAATATTAAAGAAGCGATAGAAACATTACAGCATGCATCTTCATGACGACAAAATAAAATTCTTGGAAGAGAAGGCGAATGAAATACGTGAATCTCTCATCAATGAATTGGTTGAGGCCGGTTCAGGGCACTCCGCGGGTCCTTTAGGCATGGCGGATGTGTTTACGCTTCTTTATTTTCATACATTAAAACACGACCCCGAAAATCCTGGATGGGAGGACCGGGATAGGCTTGTGCTTTCAAACGGGCATATTTGCCCAATTCAATATGCGGCGATGGCTCACGCCGGGTATTTTCCGTTAGAAGAACTAAAAACGCTTCGGAAATTCGGGACGCGTCTTCAGGGGCACCCGCATAGAACCGCCTTGCCCGGGATTGAAACAAGTTCGGGGCCATTGGGTTCGGGACTTTCGCAGGCAGTGGGCATGGCGATTGCGCTTCGGATGGATGGTAAAAAGAACTTTGTGTATTGCCTCATGTCCGATGGAGAACACGATGCCGGGCAAATATGGGAAGCAGCGCTTCTTGCGGGGCGTGAAAAGCTCTGGAATCTCATCGGCATTATCGACCGGAACAATATCCAAATAGACGGCATGACCGAAGATGTTATGCCGCTTGAGCCGCTTCGTGCGAAGTACGGCGCATTTGGGTGGCATGTCATTGACGCAAATGGGCATGATTTTATGGATTTGCACATGGCGATAGAGCAGGCGCAGGTAGTACAGGAAAAGCCGGCGCTCATTATTGCGCACACCGTCCCTGGCAAAGGCGTTTCATATATGGAGCGTGATTACACTTGGCACGGCAAACCACCGACAAAACCTGAGGAGATAAAGAACGCATTACATGACCTCCGTACTCTGGGAGGGAAAATTACATCAGAACATGAGTAATATATGTTGTTGCATAAAAAAATGAACTTGGTGGAACAAGCGCTTGATGTAAAAGCGCTTGAGCAGGCGCCTATCCGGAATGGGTACGGTGAAGGCTTAGTAGAAGCGGGAAAGAAATTTCCGAATGTAGTTGCGTTGTGTGCGGACCTCACTGAATCAACACGGACAGAAGATTTTCGGAAGGCATTCCCGGAACGGTTCTTGCAAATAGGAGTTGCCGAACAGAACCTTGCGTCGGTTGCAGCAGGTATGGCTGCTGCTGGAAAAATTCCCTATATTTCTTCGTACGCAATGTTTTCTCCCGGGAGAAACTGGGAACAGATACGCACCACTATCTGTTATAACGAGCAGCATGTAATCGTCGCCGGGGCGCACGCAGGAGTTTCTGTGGGTCCGGATGGGGCAACACACCAAGCAGTAGAAGACATGGCTATTATGCGTGTCATTCCGAATATGACGGTTCTTGCGCCATGTGATGTACACGAAGCACGCAAAGCGACATTTGCGGCGGCATCTCTTCCGGGGCCGGTCTACATTCGCTTTGCGCGTGAGAAAACTCCGATCTTTACCACTCCAGAAACTCCATTTGAAATAGGGAAGGCAGAAATTTTCTGGGAAGGGAAAGATCCACAAGTTGCTCTTATTGCATGCGGGCCACTTGTGCATAATGCGCTTCTTGCCGCAGGAATGCTTGCTGAAGACGGCATTGATGCTATCGTCGTGGATAACCACACAATAAAGCCGATGGACGAAAAGACCGTCATTGATGTTGCAAAAAAAGCAGGAGCACTCGTTACTATAGAAGAACATCAGATAAATGGTGGCATGGGGTCTGCGGTAGCAGAAATCATAACGCGGAATGTCCCAGTGCCTATTGAATTCGTAGGTGTTCTCAATCGCTTTGGGGAGTCCGGAGAGCCTACAGAGCTTATAGAAAAGCTGGGCATGGGGCCCGCATCCATCGCCGAAGCGGCAAAAAAAGTTATTCAGAGGAAGTGATGTTTCTTTCATTCGCAGTGCGGTATACTAAAGGCATATGGAATTATTTTTGAACTTCGTATTATTTTTTGATCTCATGGGCGTATTTCTCGCGTTCATGGCGATTACCATTGTTGCCCATGCGGCAGGAATAGTGGTGGGGCGGGTAAGAACTGGGCTGTTATCTTTTTTGTGGGGGCTTTCTCTCATTCTTGTGTCCTTCTTGTATGCAATAGTGTATATCTACGAGCCAACGCTGCCGGATCTCCAATCATTTATTCTTGCGCTTGGCATGGTGTTAATTCTGCTTTCTACAAAAAAATTGTTTTCGTTATATCAGCCGGCATAACAATGCTTTGTTGGTAACATTAATATAATTGCCTAACATATGGCTTTTTTTTATGACATTGTAACAATTGGATCAGCAACGCGTGATGCGCTCAT from Candidatus Niyogibacteria bacterium CG10_big_fil_rev_8_21_14_0_10_46_36 carries:
- a CDS encoding ribose-5-phosphate isomerase; translation: LATDHAGFALKEKLKAYLQEGGHDVQDMGAHSLDDQDDYPDFIRPLAEAISKDPESRGIILGGSGQGEAMAANRVAGVRAAVYYGGDKEIVVLSREHNDANILSLGARFLSDEEAKSIVKLWLGTAFSGEVRHQRRIDKIDKK
- a CDS encoding cytochrome C biogenesis protein, yielding MYDFGALLVPAFIAGLVTFLAPCTLPLIPAYIGFISGVSSGKEELSSGARRRKIFINSIAYVAGFSLIFIAFGVLVGFLGSAFLGASRILLSRIGGALIIVFGLFLLGAIPFPQLAQKHSFGVGRWFRPGSPFSSLLVGSAFAFGWTPCVGPVLGSILILAGTQTTAFSGGVLLLVFSAGLAVPFMIVSLAYSRAARWIEKSQKMLFIISWIAGAFLVLIGFLLILDKFALFISWGYRLLEPLQYEKSLLDFL
- a CDS encoding transketolase, with amino-acid sequence MHLHDDKIKFLEEKANEIRESLINELVEAGSGHSAGPLGMADVFTLLYFHTLKHDPENPGWEDRDRLVLSNGHICPIQYAAMAHAGYFPLEELKTLRKFGTRLQGHPHRTALPGIETSSGPLGSGLSQAVGMAIALRMDGKKNFVYCLMSDGEHDAGQIWEAALLAGREKLWNLIGIIDRNNIQIDGMTEDVMPLEPLRAKYGAFGWHVIDANGHDFMDLHMAIEQAQVVQEKPALIIAHTVPGKGVSYMERDYTWHGKPPTKPEEIKNALHDLRTLGGKITSEHE
- a CDS encoding methylmalonyl-CoA mutase, with amino-acid sequence MRCGARNDGLVHVTGMPASTKRWKREHYKENRMKNDIREKGYIVGKDKEIPGSFPYTRGVYATMYRGKLWTMRQFAGFGSPKDTNERFRHLLKEGQTGLSTAFDMPTLMGYDADHDMSRGEVGKEGVSVSSLADVEELFNNIPLDQVTVSMTINATATIVFAMYLAVAEKRGIPWTALGGTLQNDMLKEFIAQREWICPPAPSVRLVVDTIEFCAKNAPRWHPVSISGYHIREAGSTAAQELAFTLADGICYVDECMHRGMPVDSFAPQLSFFFDVHNSFFEEIAKFRAARRMWAEIMKYRFGAKLPKSMMLRTHAQTAGVTLTAQQPVNNVARVALQALAGVLGGTQSLHTNSMDETLSLPTQEAVTVALRTQQIIAEETGVPNLIDPLAGSYAVEHMTDRIAEEAYAYIEKIDEMGGMIRAIEQGFPQKEIANAAYEYERKKNAGEKVVVGVNKYVTEEVRSIPLHKVDESIERQQMARLRAVKKERSSRQVKKALNAIQRSAEKKENLIPLIVDAVRVYATVGEISDVFRNAYGVYHDPGYI
- a CDS encoding type I glyceraldehyde-3-phosphate dehydrogenase; this encodes MNIAINGFGRIGRVFFRQAFGHDDFNIVAVNDLGDADNLLYLLKYDSVYRRFDKEAKREGDGFSIGGNHVRFLQEKDPSQLPWKEMRVDVVVESTGFFTSYEKAKAHLDAGAKRVVISAPAKDDGETKTATPNVGIDFLKEGQISSNASCTTNATTPVMSIMMKSLGVKKAVLSTVHGYTATQALVDGPQTKDFTRGRAAAMNIVPSHTGAANAVEKAIPETKGKFDGISMRVPVIAGSIIDFTFLSEKKTTVGEVNDILRKAAGSKEWKGIIHVTDEPLVSSDVLGQPFGSIVEPSFTRVVDGDLVKILSWYDNEWGYCAMLIKHIESLRSLL
- a CDS encoding transketolase, which produces MNLVEQALDVKALEQAPIRNGYGEGLVEAGKKFPNVVALCADLTESTRTEDFRKAFPERFLQIGVAEQNLASVAAGMAAAGKIPYISSYAMFSPGRNWEQIRTTICYNEQHVIVAGAHAGVSVGPDGATHQAVEDMAIMRVIPNMTVLAPCDVHEARKATFAAASLPGPVYIRFAREKTPIFTTPETPFEIGKAEIFWEGKDPQVALIACGPLVHNALLAAGMLAEDGIDAIVVDNHTIKPMDEKTVIDVAKKAGALVTIEEHQINGGMGSAVAEIITRNVPVPIEFVGVLNRFGESGEPTELIEKLGMGPASIAEAAKKVIQRK